In Deferribacteraceae bacterium V6Fe1, one genomic interval encodes:
- a CDS encoding DEAD/DEAH box helicase: MNNFGLVPCKMCCVKLIHKPENGFGFVLKVEVDKEEISFQVFFPKLNQKVWLKPTDLSCGFSIGMVVKNIPSVITRKSLGVGKVLRIRKIEDIEQVLVDFFDSGKKVWLPYQVLAFTRDIDEKFYNQVLEDKDNTKYFAIRNLAYALELWHQNTGGLSHLDIEPLPHQIHLVHHILNSGNYNWLIADDVGLGKTIEVGLLISALMAREIVHRVLVVTPASLTNQWRDELKYRFNMNHFEIYGSDFNIFDLTHWDKHNFVIASIDVIKNDKHLYKIQNSGYWDLIVFDEAHKLTRVRFGDQYKATERFRLAVQLRKLTNFILLLSATPHQGKHDKFIALLELIRPDLKKQLLKLNDHPEIVKDLIFRNSKSEVIDLNGNFIFKGKETFRITVMLSEKEKKFEEYLKSYLKKGYKASELSGNTYGQAIGFVMTTFRKLAASSYPAIISALDKRLKKLIENGSNTNNKMFKLFFKDETDELYNLISIAEECLYNDSKLHNFMTILENITKNNPDEKIVVFTEYKATQNYLKSKIEEIFGKDTVSLIHGSMNINDRIKAIDDFEENNRFLISTEAGGEGINLQRKCHIMINYDLPWNPMRLVQRIGRLYRYGQKKVVKVFNITTSDTIDGYLTDLLYSRIEQIVKDMSIVNNDYKPGLEAEIVGELCELVEITDILESSESLNRAKTEEDIVYTLQKAREALEKQRDILVHASSFSAKDTTEGLSLNVKHLEKFCFDMFQLLDIEITKVTHNNSVYELKLPDELKEELGFQSKNIRVSFIKDPKFIRKGILLMDINNPLLRILLEKAKAPKFGGQLAIIQEDIDGARFIKSSILRWQDEQGRRIKQEYNVWLLKDLNNVEHNSSTFSDWLLENESLNEVNKVNFEKKLIKNVIDIFNKKIEERLAALSSKNLFPESFENISAGYILNLSNKNSILK; encoded by the coding sequence GTGAATAACTTTGGTCTGGTTCCATGCAAAATGTGTTGTGTTAAACTTATTCATAAACCTGAAAATGGATTTGGTTTTGTGTTAAAAGTTGAAGTTGATAAAGAGGAGATTAGTTTTCAAGTTTTTTTTCCTAAGCTTAATCAGAAGGTATGGCTGAAGCCTACTGATTTATCTTGTGGATTTTCAATAGGGATGGTTGTTAAGAATATTCCAAGTGTTATAACAAGAAAATCTCTTGGCGTTGGAAAAGTTTTAAGGATAAGAAAAATTGAGGACATTGAGCAAGTTTTGGTTGATTTTTTTGATAGTGGTAAAAAAGTATGGCTACCCTACCAAGTTTTAGCTTTTACTCGTGATATAGATGAAAAATTCTATAATCAAGTACTTGAGGATAAAGATAACACAAAGTATTTTGCTATAAGAAATTTAGCATATGCTTTAGAGTTATGGCACCAAAATACAGGGGGATTAAGTCACTTAGATATAGAACCTTTACCACATCAAATACATCTTGTTCATCATATATTGAATTCAGGAAACTATAATTGGTTGATTGCTGATGATGTTGGGCTAGGAAAGACTATTGAAGTTGGTTTACTCATATCAGCTTTAATGGCAAGAGAAATAGTACACAGGGTGTTAGTTGTAACACCAGCTTCTCTAACTAACCAATGGAGAGATGAGCTTAAGTATAGATTTAATATGAATCATTTTGAAATCTACGGTAGTGATTTTAATATTTTTGATCTAACTCATTGGGATAAGCATAATTTTGTAATAGCTTCAATTGATGTAATTAAGAATGACAAACATTTGTATAAAATTCAGAATTCTGGATATTGGGATTTAATTGTTTTTGATGAAGCACACAAATTAACGAGAGTTAGGTTTGGTGATCAATATAAAGCTACGGAAAGGTTTAGGCTTGCAGTACAATTAAGAAAACTAACTAACTTTATCCTTTTATTATCTGCAACTCCTCATCAAGGTAAGCATGACAAGTTTATTGCTTTATTAGAGTTGATTAGGCCTGATTTAAAAAAACAGTTATTAAAGTTAAATGATCATCCTGAAATAGTAAAAGATTTGATTTTTAGAAATAGTAAGTCAGAAGTGATTGATCTTAATGGTAATTTTATTTTCAAAGGGAAGGAAACTTTTAGAATAACAGTTATGTTAAGTGAAAAAGAAAAAAAATTTGAAGAATATTTAAAAAGCTATTTAAAAAAAGGTTATAAAGCAAGCGAACTAAGTGGTAATACATATGGGCAAGCCATAGGATTTGTTATGACTACTTTTAGAAAGTTAGCTGCATCAAGTTATCCTGCAATTATAAGTGCCCTAGATAAAAGGTTAAAAAAGCTTATTGAAAATGGCTCAAACACTAATAATAAAATGTTTAAACTTTTTTTTAAAGATGAAACTGATGAGCTATATAATTTAATTTCTATTGCAGAAGAATGCTTATATAATGATTCTAAACTCCATAACTTTATGACTATTTTGGAAAATATTACTAAAAACAATCCTGATGAAAAAATAGTTGTATTTACTGAATATAAAGCTACTCAGAACTATTTAAAAAGTAAAATCGAGGAAATCTTTGGCAAAGACACTGTTAGTTTGATACATGGCTCTATGAATATTAATGACAGGATAAAAGCTATTGATGACTTTGAAGAGAATAATAGATTTTTGATTTCTACTGAAGCTGGTGGTGAAGGTATAAATCTTCAAAGAAAGTGTCATATAATGATTAATTATGATTTACCGTGGAATCCTATGAGATTAGTTCAAAGAATTGGTCGATTATATCGTTATGGGCAAAAAAAAGTAGTTAAAGTATTTAATATAACAACTAGTGATACTATTGATGGATACTTAACTGATTTACTTTATTCAAGAATTGAGCAAATAGTGAAAGATATGTCAATTGTAAATAACGACTATAAACCAGGGTTAGAGGCAGAAATAGTAGGTGAGCTTTGTGAACTAGTTGAAATTACAGATATATTGGAGTCATCTGAATCATTAAATAGAGCCAAAACTGAAGAAGATATAGTATATACTTTACAAAAAGCTAGAGAAGCCTTAGAAAAACAAAGAGATATTTTAGTGCATGCAAGCTCTTTTTCTGCAAAAGATACCACAGAAGGTCTATCTTTAAATGTAAAGCATTTAGAAAAATTTTGTTTTGATATGTTTCAATTACTTGATATAGAGATAACAAAAGTTACCCATAATAATAGTGTTTATGAGTTAAAACTGCCTGATGAGCTTAAAGAGGAGTTAGGCTTTCAATCTAAAAACATCAGAGTTAGCTTTATTAAGGACCCAAAATTTATAAGAAAAGGAATTTTGTTAATGGATATCAATAATCCTCTATTAAGAATTTTGCTAGAAAAAGCTAAAGCGCCTAAATTTGGAGGGCAATTGGCAATTATTCAAGAAGATATAGATGGAGCAAGATTTATTAAGAGTTCAATTTTGCGATGGCAAGATGAGCAGGGTAGGCGTATAAAGCAAGAATATAATGTCTGGTTATTAAAAGATTTAAATAATGTAGAGCATAACTCTTCCACTTTTAGTGATTGGTTGTTAGAAAATGAATCACTAAATGAAGTTAATAAGGTTAATTTTGAAAAGAAGCTAATCAAGAATGTAATAGATATTTTTAATAAAAAAATAGAAGAAAGGTTAGCTGCTTTATCATCTAAAAACCTTTTTCCTGAAAGTTTTGAAAATATTTCTGCTGGATATATTTTGAACTTAAGTAATAAAAATAGCATATTAAAGTAA
- a CDS encoding AAA family ATPase yields the protein MSQIHNVFKFLKEFNELSNPIICEIGKQKALINLTNLPKTKEVWFVYETLDFENEKILEVMKPIINPCPKPDEEIIEWIDGKWQDISVEQVSYKEQIVKEILKEDNEVTYVEENFNDEPKRYDFFKNWIIKRNNWRTVELPKKHALDLYTDLFKLYSDIKKESESVELILGDGRIRWKTEDRIIDHHAILQKVILEFDSNKPSFVVKIEEPKVELYTPMLRSISSINQKMLAEVLEEINENTYHIADKANIEAIFSKLINVIDKNGKYGENFDPNHKGPQITHEPILFLRKRTLGFSMFIDRILEESENLDESELPYFFGNLIGRHKNNKTEEITQENWNQNGIDEDILFTLPANSEQLKILKFLNSSGAVLVQGPPGTGKTHTIANLIGHLLSEGKNILVTSHTEKALTVLKNKVFKELQSLCISLLSSASQRKEMDIAIADIAEKNTRFNSSESKKKIERLKSERQELIKLYRNKINELTEIRANEYKDIIYNNQTIKLIEAAKFIYEGKGKFDYINGETTDDTIGLPLSLEELEELYKSNEEINLEEEQLLQQNIDFESIWTEDIFLSNKEKIQYLNKELTGWEANIAISDNVNYDILVELLKKTKKLLEDLNNFEQLQYKIFSKSLKNTAYKSLWNDFLEELNYFQQEYESYYKIRLENEVEVPDEIMTKETLILLNDIISTNKENPVGLLDTIIKPKWKKIKNSIKINNNRPCSKADYSLVNKVIKYTVNKRKVYEKFKKLLYEVEENIEYDFDKFEENIEKIKRNILKALNWHNDEYLATLKEIKSISKNQDFFDTILNTNYSVESIIHTLENILLKDIDKHIKKIEHIDIHKVWSDYKSLLKEYKHLGFPFDELYIAARSCNYEDYAKLYRIVRSIYKKYEIFEKRKSLLEKLNKVAPDWANDIHCRKGVHGNSNLPENILEAWKWRQLSNQLNRLDKYNYNEIQKEITQLNESLMNNAKRLAYERAWYLKITNTSAEQNQAIEGWRQTVRQIGKGTGKSAPRLRLKARDLMTKCQSAIPVWIMSLNKVSETFDPRSNKFDVIIIDEASQADILALSVLYLGKQVIIVGDDEQVSPSNVGLKEEEINALIEQFIGDIPNNHLFNGKTSVYDMAKTLNFKPLMLTEHFRCLPEIIEFCNQLSYNGKIKPLRENSGVSITPPTVEYRVPNGHRSQNKVNFEEVDHIVSLICACIENPNYADKTFGVISMVGDQQAIEIDKLLQKYIEPNEYEKRKILCGTPPQFQGDERDVIFLSLVDSPNINGAPITLVSEDGRNDMYKKRYNVAVSRAKDQLWVVHSLNPEIDLKPDDIRLKLINHVRNPVLNNYESSLSKAESEFEKDVMKTLLNRGYKVTPQWKVGAYRIDMVVEDGKNKIAVECDGEKYHRPENLPNDLKRQAILERLGWRFFRIRGSEYYRNPQETMEKLYFELERSGIKPNFSELESNDTPHNDLLEEIKRRAHEIRLEWENENSYSTEKPINIIPNTVKEDAEDFITESKSADNKTKPALKYETKEERIFNENIQQENYIYTPKNHNKSAKQSNIFTQSHKFDFSKKKQNTVLKDKESINSLVNKNIAKKLEPLFDFRKKK from the coding sequence ATGAGCCAAATACATAATGTTTTTAAATTTTTAAAAGAATTTAATGAGCTTTCTAATCCTATCATATGTGAAATAGGAAAACAAAAAGCACTTATAAATCTAACAAATCTTCCTAAAACAAAAGAAGTATGGTTTGTTTATGAAACTCTTGATTTTGAAAACGAAAAAATTTTAGAAGTGATGAAGCCAATTATAAATCCATGTCCCAAACCAGATGAGGAAATCATCGAATGGATAGATGGTAAATGGCAAGATATTTCAGTCGAACAAGTAAGCTATAAAGAACAAATTGTAAAAGAAATACTTAAAGAAGATAATGAAGTAACATATGTAGAAGAAAATTTTAATGATGAACCCAAAAGATACGATTTTTTCAAAAACTGGATTATAAAAAGAAATAACTGGAGAACTGTTGAACTACCTAAAAAACATGCTCTAGATCTTTATACTGACTTATTCAAATTATATTCTGATATAAAAAAGGAGTCAGAAAGTGTTGAGCTTATTTTAGGGGATGGAAGAATTAGATGGAAAACAGAAGATAGAATAATAGATCATCATGCCATATTGCAAAAAGTGATATTGGAATTTGATTCTAACAAACCTTCTTTTGTTGTAAAAATTGAAGAACCTAAGGTCGAATTATACACACCTATGTTAAGAAGTATAAGCTCAATAAATCAAAAAATGCTGGCTGAAGTATTAGAAGAAATTAATGAGAATACTTATCATATTGCTGATAAAGCAAATATTGAAGCTATATTTTCTAAACTCATAAATGTAATAGATAAAAATGGTAAATATGGTGAAAATTTTGATCCTAATCATAAAGGACCGCAAATTACACATGAGCCTATATTATTTTTAAGAAAAAGAACATTAGGATTTTCTATGTTCATTGACAGGATTCTTGAAGAGTCGGAAAATCTTGATGAATCAGAATTACCATATTTTTTTGGTAATCTAATTGGTAGACATAAAAATAATAAAACTGAAGAAATTACACAAGAAAATTGGAATCAAAACGGAATTGATGAAGATATACTATTTACTTTGCCAGCAAACAGCGAGCAATTGAAAATATTAAAGTTTCTTAACAGCTCTGGTGCAGTATTAGTTCAAGGACCACCAGGCACAGGAAAAACTCATACGATAGCTAATCTTATTGGTCATTTATTAAGTGAAGGAAAGAACATTTTAGTTACAAGTCACACGGAAAAGGCATTAACTGTACTCAAAAATAAAGTTTTTAAGGAATTACAAAGCTTGTGTATTAGCTTACTAAGCTCTGCTTCTCAAAGAAAAGAAATGGATATAGCAATAGCAGATATTGCGGAGAAAAACACAAGATTTAATTCTAGTGAGTCAAAGAAAAAAATAGAAAGGCTAAAATCTGAGAGACAAGAATTAATTAAGTTATATAGAAACAAAATAAATGAATTAACCGAAATAAGAGCAAATGAATATAAAGATATTATTTATAACAATCAGACGATAAAACTCATAGAAGCCGCAAAATTTATATATGAAGGGAAAGGTAAATTTGATTATATTAATGGAGAAACTACTGATGACACTATTGGGCTACCTCTTTCGTTAGAAGAATTGGAAGAGTTGTATAAATCAAACGAAGAAATTAATTTAGAAGAAGAACAACTGTTACAACAAAATATTGATTTTGAATCAATTTGGACTGAAGATATTTTTTTATCAAATAAAGAAAAAATTCAATATTTAAATAAAGAGCTCACAGGTTGGGAAGCAAATATAGCTATTTCAGATAATGTCAATTATGATATTCTTGTGGAATTGCTCAAAAAAACAAAGAAATTACTTGAGGATTTAAATAATTTTGAACAACTACAATATAAAATTTTTTCTAAATCATTAAAAAATACCGCATACAAAAGCCTGTGGAATGATTTTTTAGAAGAGTTAAATTATTTTCAACAAGAATATGAAAGTTATTATAAAATACGTTTAGAAAACGAAGTAGAGGTACCTGACGAAATAATGACAAAAGAAACGTTAATTTTACTTAATGATATAATTAGCACAAACAAGGAAAATCCTGTTGGCCTACTAGATACAATAATAAAGCCTAAGTGGAAAAAAATAAAAAACTCCATAAAAATCAATAATAACCGTCCTTGCAGTAAAGCTGACTATAGCTTAGTTAATAAAGTTATTAAATACACTGTAAACAAAAGAAAGGTTTATGAGAAATTTAAGAAACTCCTATATGAAGTTGAAGAAAACATTGAATATGATTTCGATAAATTTGAAGAAAACATTGAAAAAATTAAAAGAAATATACTAAAAGCACTTAATTGGCATAACGATGAATATTTGGCTACACTCAAAGAAATAAAGTCTATATCTAAAAATCAAGATTTTTTTGACACAATTTTAAATACAAATTATTCTGTAGAATCTATCATTCATACTTTAGAAAATATTTTACTAAAAGATATAGATAAGCATATCAAGAAAATAGAGCATATAGATATCCACAAAGTATGGTCAGATTATAAAAGCCTTTTGAAAGAATATAAACATTTAGGTTTTCCATTTGATGAACTTTACATTGCAGCACGCTCTTGCAATTATGAAGATTATGCAAAATTATACAGAATAGTAAGAAGTATTTACAAAAAATATGAAATATTTGAAAAAAGGAAATCACTACTTGAAAAACTCAATAAAGTTGCACCTGACTGGGCAAATGATATTCATTGTAGAAAAGGGGTACATGGTAATAGTAATTTACCAGAAAATATATTAGAAGCTTGGAAATGGAGGCAATTGTCCAATCAACTAAATAGATTGGATAAATATAATTATAATGAAATACAAAAGGAAATTACACAATTAAATGAATCTCTGATGAATAATGCAAAGAGACTTGCCTATGAAAGGGCATGGTATCTAAAAATAACTAACACATCAGCAGAACAAAATCAGGCTATTGAAGGTTGGCGTCAAACAGTAAGACAAATAGGTAAAGGAACGGGTAAATCGGCCCCAAGACTAAGGCTGAAAGCTCGAGATCTAATGACAAAATGTCAATCGGCTATTCCTGTATGGATAATGTCTTTAAATAAAGTTTCAGAAACATTTGATCCTCGTAGTAATAAATTTGATGTAATAATAATAGACGAAGCAAGCCAAGCTGATATCCTGGCTTTGTCAGTTTTATATTTAGGGAAACAAGTAATCATTGTTGGTGATGATGAACAAGTTAGCCCTTCAAATGTAGGACTCAAAGAAGAAGAAATTAATGCTTTAATTGAACAGTTTATTGGAGATATCCCCAACAATCACTTATTTAATGGTAAAACATCTGTTTATGATATGGCTAAAACATTAAATTTTAAGCCATTAATGCTTACGGAACATTTTAGATGCCTACCTGAAATTATAGAGTTTTGTAACCAACTGTCATATAATGGCAAAATAAAACCATTACGTGAAAATTCTGGGGTGAGTATTACTCCACCTACTGTTGAGTATAGAGTACCAAATGGCCATAGAAGCCAAAACAAAGTTAACTTTGAAGAAGTTGATCACATCGTATCTTTAATCTGTGCATGTATTGAAAACCCAAATTACGCAGATAAAACTTTTGGCGTTATTTCAATGGTTGGAGATCAACAAGCTATTGAAATTGATAAATTGCTTCAAAAATATATAGAGCCAAATGAATATGAAAAAAGGAAGATTCTATGTGGTACTCCACCTCAATTCCAAGGAGATGAACGAGATGTAATTTTCCTAAGTTTAGTTGATAGCCCTAATATAAATGGTGCCCCTATAACTTTGGTAAGTGAAGATGGTAGAAACGATATGTATAAAAAAAGATATAATGTTGCTGTAAGTAGGGCTAAAGATCAACTTTGGGTTGTTCACTCACTTAATCCAGAAATTGACTTAAAACCTGATGATATAAGGCTTAAGTTAATAAATCATGTGAGAAATCCTGTACTTAATAACTATGAATCTTCATTGTCAAAAGCTGAGTCAGAATTTGAAAAAGATGTAATGAAAACACTTTTAAATCGCGGATATAAAGTTACACCACAGTGGAAAGTAGGTGCTTATAGAATTGATATGGTTGTTGAAGATGGTAAGAATAAGATAGCTGTTGAATGCGATGGAGAAAAATACCACCGGCCAGAAAACTTGCCTAATGATCTTAAAAGACAAGCTATTTTAGAAAGGCTTGGTTGGAGGTTTTTTAGAATTAGAGGAAGCGAATATTACAGAAATCCTCAAGAAACTATGGAAAAATTATATTTTGAATTAGAACGTAGTGGGATAAAACCTAACTTTTCGGAACTTGAAAGCAATGATACTCCACACAATGATTTGTTGGAAGAAATCAAAAGGAGAGCACATGAAATTCGTTTGGAATGGGAAAATGAAAATTCATACTCAACTGAAAAGCCTATCAATATCATACCAAATACGGTAAAAGAAGACGCGGAAGATTTTATTACTGAATCAAAAAGTGCTGATAATAAAACTAAACCAGCCTTAAAATATGAAACTAAAGAAGAACGCATCTTTAATGAAAATATCCAACAAGAAAACTACATATATACGCCCAAAAATCACAATAAATCTGCCAAACAAAGTAACATTTTCACACAGAGTCATAAATTTGATTTTTCTAAAAAAAAGCAAAATACTGTTCTCAAAGACAAAGAAAGCATCAATTCATTAGTAAATAAAAATATTGCTAAAAAACTAGAGCCTCTTTTCGACTTTAGGAAGAAAAAATAA
- a CDS encoding ketopantoate reductase family protein, with the protein MYNVLVIGAGAMGILYAAQLSSSEKINVYFGASGERYKRLKDHIFIFNEKKYDFKVIDIENYSDKPFDLVIVAVKFFQLDESIRNLHKLIGENTVFVSLLNGLDSEDIIANIYGEERVVYSMTVGMDSVRNADGSVTCKNFGKLVFGAKNVNQRKNVELVKNIFETANVAYEIPENIMKSIWWKFMVNVGINQASAVLGLNYGGFQKSEAARAPMLGLMKEVILISQYENINLNEDEDLNVKWFKVLHSLSPTAKTSMLQDIEAKRKTEVEIFAGKVIQLANKYGVDTPYNKIFFEVIKGIESNYL; encoded by the coding sequence ATGTATAATGTTTTGGTGATTGGGGCTGGTGCAATGGGGATTTTGTATGCCGCCCAACTTTCAAGCTCTGAAAAAATAAATGTATATTTTGGAGCAAGTGGTGAGAGATATAAAAGGCTAAAAGATCACATATTTATATTTAACGAAAAAAAATATGATTTTAAAGTAATCGATATTGAAAACTATTCGGACAAGCCGTTTGATTTGGTAATAGTTGCAGTGAAGTTTTTTCAGTTGGATGAATCAATCAGGAACCTTCATAAGTTAATTGGAGAAAATACCGTCTTTGTGTCTCTTTTAAATGGCCTTGATAGTGAAGATATTATAGCAAACATTTACGGAGAAGAAAGGGTCGTATATTCAATGACAGTTGGTATGGATTCCGTTAGAAATGCTGATGGGTCTGTAACTTGTAAAAATTTCGGGAAATTGGTGTTTGGTGCAAAAAATGTCAATCAGAGAAAAAATGTTGAGTTGGTAAAAAATATTTTTGAAACTGCCAATGTTGCTTACGAAATACCTGAAAATATAATGAAATCTATATGGTGGAAATTTATGGTAAATGTAGGGATTAATCAGGCATCTGCGGTACTTGGCCTTAATTATGGTGGGTTTCAGAAAAGTGAAGCTGCAAGGGCACCTATGCTTGGCCTTATGAAAGAGGTAATTTTGATTTCTCAATATGAAAATATTAATCTTAATGAAGACGAAGACTTGAATGTCAAATGGTTTAAGGTGCTTCACAGCCTTTCTCCTACTGCAAAGACATCTATGCTTCAAGATATTGAGGCAAAAAGGAAAACTGAAGTGGAAATTTTTGCAGGCAAAGTTATTCAGCTGGCAAATAAATATGGTGTGGATACCCCTTACAATAAAATCTTTTTTGAGGTTATCAAAGGGATAGAGAGCAATTATTTATGA
- a CDS encoding DMT family transporter yields the protein MTYLKLLLAALFWGSSFTAGKVAVAYLPVYTVAFYRFFISSVLLIAIFYFYNYRFKLKEFVFCIFGGLTGIFAYNYFFLKGLSITMASKASIIVAINPVLSVIGAVFLFKEKINIKQIVGIILAFLGIILLITKGRIDLILTGGFNKGDIFILFAAVSWSCYTLFGKKVLTNISAIESTTYSVIWGTFILFPLFLSENIENFYHINAKSLLSILVLSVLATVLGFIWFYDGIKKIGASKTVVFIYLVPLFGVLIGFLLLGERLSLAALVGGMVTITGVFIVNKFSEK from the coding sequence ATGACATATTTAAAATTGCTTCTTGCTGCTTTGTTTTGGGGTAGCTCATTTACAGCCGGTAAAGTGGCGGTAGCATATTTGCCTGTATATACCGTAGCATTTTATAGATTTTTTATTAGTTCAGTTTTATTGATAGCAATCTTTTATTTTTATAATTACAGGTTTAAGCTCAAGGAGTTTGTTTTTTGTATATTTGGAGGATTGACCGGGATATTTGCTTATAATTATTTTTTCCTTAAAGGGCTTTCAATCACTATGGCGTCCAAAGCATCAATTATTGTTGCTATCAATCCCGTCTTATCGGTAATAGGCGCAGTTTTTTTATTTAAAGAGAAGATAAATATTAAGCAAATTGTTGGCATTATATTGGCATTTTTGGGGATAATACTGCTTATTACCAAAGGGAGAATTGATTTGATTTTGACAGGCGGATTTAATAAAGGGGATATTTTTATACTATTTGCGGCGGTTTCTTGGTCGTGTTATACATTATTTGGTAAAAAGGTATTGACTAATATCTCTGCAATAGAGTCGACAACATATTCGGTTATATGGGGGACATTTATATTATTCCCTTTATTTTTAAGTGAAAATATTGAAAATTTTTATCATATTAATGCTAAATCTTTGCTTAGCATTTTGGTGCTTTCAGTTTTGGCTACAGTTTTGGGGTTTATATGGTTTTACGATGGGATAAAGAAAATTGGAGCATCAAAAACAGTTGTTTTTATATACCTTGTGCCTCTGTTTGGGGTGTTGATAGGTTTTTTACTCTTGGGAGAAAGACTTAGTTTGGCTGCTTTAGTCGGAGGTATGGTTACAATTACAGGTGTTTTTATTGTTAACAAGTTTAGTGAAAAATAA
- a CDS encoding type II secretion system F family protein, with translation MRFKYTGEKNNIKVNGIIDASDSNEASLILFDQGINLINLKEVGFIDEYLYKIKAFKTKTSKVKLEELIVLTRQFATLFDAGIPVVKILDRMSKQNFSEKLLTAILKIKEDVEAGLSLSAAFGRQKGIFSPLYINMLKVGEEGGVLDIVLSRLADILETDLETRNRIKHATRYPKLTVGAIAVAFSILVVFVIPKFVGLFNKFKAELPLPTKILIWINYFVQNYWWLIIFIIFSAIFAYKKYKSTENGKVKLDLLVFKIPIIGPILHKIYISRITRILGLLYRSGIPVISSFDIVSEVSGNEIIKKEIQNVKIRVSQGNNIAASFSYSEYFPEVVTDMIAAGEETGRLDEMLEKIADYYDEETDYAIKNLSTAIEPILLVLIAGMVILLALGVFLPMWDMIKVIK, from the coding sequence ATGCGATTTAAGTATACCGGCGAAAAAAACAATATTAAGGTAAACGGCATCATTGATGCTTCCGACTCAAATGAGGCGTCCCTCATATTATTCGATCAAGGGATAAATTTAATTAATCTGAAAGAAGTAGGTTTTATTGATGAGTATCTCTACAAGATAAAAGCGTTTAAAACAAAAACATCAAAAGTTAAGCTGGAAGAGCTTATCGTTTTGACAAGGCAGTTTGCCACTCTGTTTGATGCGGGGATTCCGGTTGTTAAAATACTTGATAGAATGTCAAAACAGAACTTTTCCGAAAAACTTTTAACTGCAATTTTGAAAATTAAAGAGGATGTAGAAGCAGGACTTTCTCTAAGTGCGGCTTTTGGAAGGCAGAAGGGGATTTTTTCACCTTTATATATAAATATGCTTAAAGTAGGTGAGGAAGGCGGAGTCCTTGATATTGTACTAAGCAGGCTGGCCGATATCCTTGAAACCGACCTTGAGACAAGAAACAGGATTAAACATGCGACGAGATATCCGAAGCTTACCGTAGGGGCAATAGCGGTAGCTTTTAGCATCTTGGTAGTGTTTGTTATTCCAAAATTTGTTGGCTTGTTTAATAAATTTAAAGCGGAGCTTCCTTTACCTACCAAGATATTAATATGGATAAATTACTTTGTGCAAAACTATTGGTGGCTTATTATTTTTATAATCTTTTCCGCTATTTTTGCCTATAAAAAGTATAAGTCCACGGAAAATGGGAAAGTTAAGCTCGATTTGCTTGTTTTTAAAATTCCAATAATTGGACCAATTTTGCATAAAATATACATATCAAGGATTACAAGGATATTAGGACTTCTTTACAGAAGTGGTATCCCTGTTATTTCAAGTTTTGATATCGTATCTGAAGTTAGCGGAAATGAAATAATCAAAAAAGAGATTCAAAATGTTAAAATTAGAGTTTCTCAAGGTAACAATATTGCCGCTTCTTTCAGTTATTCAGAGTATTTTCCAGAGGTAGTTACGGATATGATTGCTGCAGGGGAAGAAACAGGTAGGCTGGATGAAATGCTTGAGAAAATTGCCGATTATTATGATGAAGAAACTGATTACGCTATTAAAAATCTATCAACTGCCATAGAGCCGATTCTTCTTGTATTAATAGCTGGCATGGTAATATTGCTTGCCCTTGGTGTATTCCTCCCAATGTGGGATATGATAAAAGTTATAAAATAA
- a CDS encoding type II secretion system protein GspG — MTLGRHPEPTHRISRTVEIIIVLCVISVFVAIIYNKYNTIRDEALANMRKMEVNTISLSIKLYQIKNGKYPKYLTDIIDEKVLDEETAKMLGFDERLEGKTLLDPFGKPYIYDNTTGFVK, encoded by the coding sequence ATGACATTAGGCAGACACCCTGAACCTACTCATAGAATCTCAAGAACAGTTGAAATCATAATTGTGCTTTGCGTTATATCTGTTTTTGTGGCAATTATTTATAATAAATATAACACTATTCGGGATGAAGCTTTGGCAAATATGAGAAAAATGGAAGTAAATACGATATCTTTGTCGATAAAATTGTATCAGATAAAAAATGGTAAATATCCCAAATACTTAACTGATATTATAGATGAAAAAGTACTGGATGAGGAAACTGCAAAGATGCTTGGGTTTGATGAGCGTTTAGAAGGGAAAACCTTGCTTGACCCATTTGGAAAACCCTATATTTATGATAACACTACCGGATTTGTTAAATAG